One window of bacterium genomic DNA carries:
- a CDS encoding hydrogenase maturation nickel metallochaperone HypA has protein sequence MHELSIAVRLVDLAAERAAELGGAGPAGIRVDAVHVRLGALAGVAEEALRFSFEVACRGTPLDGARLVVERVPVAVSCAACGAERVLDDPFRFRCPVCGGPATGVVRGREIELTALEVEEHVAAHR, from the coding sequence GTGCACGAACTGTCGATCGCCGTGCGCCTGGTGGATCTCGCCGCCGAGCGGGCCGCGGAACTCGGAGGCGCGGGCCCCGCGGGGATTCGGGTCGACGCCGTGCACGTCCGGCTCGGCGCACTCGCCGGCGTGGCCGAGGAGGCGCTGCGGTTCTCGTTCGAGGTGGCCTGCCGCGGCACGCCGCTCGACGGAGCCCGGCTCGTCGTCGAGCGCGTCCCGGTCGCCGTGTCGTGCGCGGCGTGCGGGGCCGAACGCGTCCTGGATGACCCGTTCCGGTTCCGGTGCCCGGTCTGCGGCGGACCCGCGACCGGCGTGGTCCGCGGCCGGGAGATCGAGTTGACGGCCCTGGAGGTCGAGGAGCATGTCGCCGCGCATCGTTGA
- a CDS encoding DUF6390 family protein, protein MSRDGALLAARFSFMPNRLGYCGPEENRTMLEYLGDEHGDRGLEQILTRFAGAFPYYTFIAAANGIPDPFDVRVIEAYWLGNALLARVEAADLWRHLEERFSGRFPAPLLRSVLGQAPAGARPHHNFHVFSMPVRTGHRETSHSLATMDACRISWGRVIAEHGDALLVERRPLTLVEDDIVLGAPEPRSVLRRFDGETLLAGVRPGDVVAVHWGCACHRLTAGQHRYLVHYTRHHLALANRGRRGLELPVGV, encoded by the coding sequence ATGAGCCGCGACGGGGCGCTCCTGGCCGCGCGGTTCAGCTTCATGCCGAACCGCCTCGGCTACTGCGGTCCCGAAGAAAACCGGACGATGCTCGAGTATCTCGGCGACGAGCACGGCGACCGGGGGCTCGAGCAGATCCTGACGCGCTTCGCCGGCGCGTTCCCCTACTACACGTTCATCGCCGCCGCCAACGGCATCCCCGACCCCTTTGACGTGCGTGTGATCGAAGCATACTGGCTCGGCAACGCCCTGCTGGCGCGCGTCGAAGCCGCGGACCTGTGGCGGCATCTCGAAGAGCGGTTCAGCGGGCGGTTTCCCGCACCGCTCCTGCGCTCCGTCCTGGGCCAGGCGCCGGCGGGCGCCCGGCCCCATCACAACTTCCACGTCTTCAGCATGCCCGTGCGGACAGGCCACCGGGAAACGTCCCACAGCCTCGCCACGATGGACGCGTGCCGGATCAGCTGGGGACGGGTGATCGCCGAGCACGGCGACGCGCTCCTGGTGGAACGCCGCCCGCTCACCCTCGTGGAAGACGACATCGTCTTGGGCGCGCCCGAACCCCGCAGCGTGCTGCGGCGATTCGACGGTGAGACGCTGCTCGCCGGAGTCCGCCCCGGAGACGTGGTCGCCGTGCACTGGGGATGCGCGTGTCACCGGCTCACGGCCGGGCAGCATCGGTATCTCGTCCACTACACCCGGCATCACCTGGCGCTGGCCAACCGGGGGCGGCGGGGACTCGAGCTCCCCGTGGGGGTCTGA
- a CDS encoding HypC/HybG/HupF family hydrogenase formation chaperone, which translates to MCVALPGRVLDITDPEARTARVDVRGTPRTILLGLLDVQPGDWVLVSLGLAVERISAADAAATLRLLDELETTALEATAPDVVREAGS; encoded by the coding sequence ATGTGCGTCGCGCTGCCCGGTAGGGTCCTCGACATCACCGACCCTGAGGCCCGCACGGCGCGGGTCGACGTCCGTGGGACGCCCCGGACGATCCTCCTCGGCCTGCTCGACGTGCAACCCGGCGACTGGGTCCTCGTGAGCCTGGGGTTGGCGGTCGAGCGGATCTCGGCGGCCGACGCGGCTGCGACACTGCGGCTCCTCGACGAACTCGAAACCACGGCGCTCGAGGCAACGGCGCCGGACGTGGTACGGGAAGCCGGCTCATGA
- a CDS encoding oxidoreductase, which yields MTGRRRTTSGGRSGRPTLAVWKFASCDGCQLSLLSCEDELLALAGRIEIAYFLEASRGTVGGPYDVSLVEGSITTADDAERIRRVRRASRYLVTIGACATAGGIQALRNFQNVQEFLQAVYAKPEYIQTLATSTPISAHVKVDFELQGCPINKVQLLEVLSAYLRGRSPGIRNHSVCVECKRRGTVCVIVARGTPCLGPVTHAGCGAICPAYDRGCYGCYGPMESPNTAALSGWWRRLGVPEPAIALAYRGINGYTSAFRIAAEATGAGGPNRPASPEAGKDKPHAG from the coding sequence ATGACGGGCCGGCGGCGAACGACCTCGGGGGGACGGAGCGGCCGGCCGACGCTCGCGGTCTGGAAGTTCGCGTCCTGCGACGGCTGCCAGTTGAGCCTCCTGTCGTGCGAAGACGAGCTGCTCGCGCTCGCGGGCCGAATCGAGATCGCGTACTTCCTCGAGGCGTCGCGCGGCACGGTCGGCGGCCCGTACGATGTGTCGCTCGTCGAAGGCTCCATCACGACGGCGGACGACGCGGAGCGGATCCGGCGTGTGCGCCGCGCGTCGCGGTATCTCGTCACGATCGGCGCCTGCGCCACCGCCGGCGGAATCCAGGCGCTGCGCAACTTCCAGAACGTCCAGGAATTTCTTCAGGCCGTCTACGCGAAGCCGGAGTACATTCAGACCCTGGCCACCTCGACGCCGATCTCGGCGCACGTCAAGGTGGATTTCGAGCTCCAGGGATGTCCGATCAACAAGGTCCAGCTCCTGGAGGTCTTGAGCGCGTACCTGCGCGGACGGTCTCCCGGCATCCGGAACCATAGCGTGTGCGTGGAGTGCAAGCGCCGCGGGACTGTGTGCGTCATCGTGGCGCGCGGGACGCCGTGTCTCGGTCCGGTCACGCACGCGGGGTGCGGGGCGATCTGTCCGGCGTATGACCGGGGATGTTACGGCTGCTACGGACCGATGGAGAGCCCGAACACGGCGGCGCTCTCCGGCTGGTGGCGGCGTCTCGGCGTCCCGGAACCGGCGATCGCCCTCGCCTACCGCGGCATCAACGGGTATACCAGCGCCTTCCGCATCGCGGCCGAGGCAACGGGCGCGGGCGGACCCAACCGTCCGGCCTCGCCGGAGGCCGGGAAGGACAAGCCCCATGCCGGCTGA
- a CDS encoding FAD/NAD(P)-binding protein: MSTAPVCDAQPDPMAPAPYRVRRVVRDTHDTVTLELAADEGTAFAPGQFNMLYVFGLGEVPISISGDPAKPGVLTHTVRAVGAVTRALRGLRRGGVVGLRGPFGSAWPLDQAAGRDVVVMAGGIGLAPLRPAVYHLLAHRDRYGRVVVLYGARTPADLLYTRELARWRGRFDVQIEVTVDAAPVPATAGRAWRGHVGVAGTLLPLAEFEPSDAVALVCGPEVMMRFAIADLRHRGLAPEQIYLSMERNMRCAIGLCGHCQFGPAFVCKDGPVFRYDRLAPFLGVREF; the protein is encoded by the coding sequence ATGTCTACGGCACCCGTGTGTGACGCGCAGCCGGACCCGATGGCGCCCGCACCGTACCGGGTGCGGCGCGTGGTGCGCGACACGCACGACACCGTGACGCTCGAGCTCGCGGCCGACGAGGGGACGGCATTCGCGCCCGGGCAGTTCAACATGCTCTACGTGTTCGGGCTCGGCGAAGTCCCGATCTCGATCAGCGGCGACCCGGCGAAACCAGGCGTGCTCACACACACGGTCCGGGCGGTCGGGGCGGTCACCCGCGCGCTTCGCGGCCTGCGCCGCGGCGGGGTGGTCGGTCTCCGCGGTCCCTTCGGCAGCGCCTGGCCGCTGGACCAGGCGGCCGGACGCGACGTCGTGGTCATGGCCGGCGGGATCGGCCTCGCGCCCCTGCGCCCGGCCGTCTACCACCTGCTCGCGCATCGCGACCGGTACGGACGGGTGGTGGTGCTGTACGGCGCCCGGACGCCGGCCGATCTCTTGTACACGCGCGAGCTGGCGCGGTGGCGCGGCCGCTTCGACGTGCAGATCGAGGTGACCGTCGACGCGGCGCCGGTGCCGGCAACGGCTGGCCGCGCGTGGCGCGGCCACGTCGGGGTCGCGGGCACGCTCCTCCCCCTCGCGGAGTTCGAACCGTCCGACGCGGTGGCGCTCGTGTGCGGGCCCGAGGTCATGATGCGCTTTGCGATCGCGGACCTGCGGCACCGCGGCCTGGCCCCCGAGCAGATCTACCTGTCCATGGAACGCAACATGCGGTGCGCGATCGGGCTGTGCGGCCACTGCCAGTTCGGACCGGCCTTCGTTTGCAAGGACGGGCCGGTGTTCCGCTACGATCGTCTCGCGCCGTTTCTCGGGGTGCGGGAGTTCTGA
- a CDS encoding hydrogenase maturation protease, with amino-acid sequence MPVLVIGVGNEYRRDDGAGLAAARRLGAAAGVPVMLHDGRDGTALLDAWRGAETVILFDAAQSGAAAGTMHRLDAGGEDEPSEVRRGLGAGHAPGASTHGLGVAEAIALARALRCLPRRLIIIGIEGSRFDDGVGLSHAVERGMDEAVALGLHEIPEAYFDVRRAAR; translated from the coding sequence GTGCCGGTGCTCGTGATCGGGGTCGGCAACGAGTACCGCCGCGACGACGGTGCCGGGCTCGCGGCCGCCCGGCGACTCGGCGCGGCCGCGGGCGTGCCGGTGATGCTGCACGACGGGCGGGACGGGACCGCGTTGCTCGACGCGTGGCGGGGAGCCGAAACGGTGATTCTGTTCGACGCCGCACAGTCCGGAGCCGCCGCCGGGACGATGCACCGCCTGGACGCCGGCGGAGAAGACGAGCCGTCGGAGGTCCGCCGGGGTCTGGGCGCCGGTCACGCGCCCGGCGCTTCGACGCACGGGCTCGGCGTGGCGGAGGCGATCGCGCTCGCACGCGCGCTCCGATGCCTGCCCCGGCGGCTCATCATCATCGGGATCGAGGGGTCACGCTTCGATGACGGTGTCGGCCTGTCGCACGCCGTTGAACGGGGCATGGACGAGGCCGTGGCCCTCGGGCTCCACGAGATTCCGGAGGCGTACTTCGATGTGCGTCGCGCTGCCCGGTAG
- a CDS encoding Ni/Fe hydrogenase subunit alpha, translating to MPAERRSGRLRTIKVDALARVEGEGALYVRTSRGRVTDVRLRIYEPPRFFEAFLRGRAFTEAPDITARICGICPVAYQMSACRAMEDACGVRVDEQVRALRRLLYCGEWIQSHALHVYMLHAPDFLGYGSIVEMAGDHLEAVQRGLALKQTGNELMRLLGGREVHPINVRVGGFYRVPSRAELSGIADRLRRARDAAVETVRWVAGFDFPEFEQPYEFVALRRPGEYPIDDGRIASSGGLDIPVAEFGDHFVEEQVPHSHALHSRLRARGAYLAGPLARYNLNFDALSPLAQEAARKAGLGPACRNPFQSIIVRGVELVYACDEALRLIDEYEVPARPFVDVPARAATGHGCTEAPRGILYHRYTIDKGGTILDARIVPPTSQNQAQIEADLRNVVQQSLALADDRLTLRCEQAVRNYDPCISCATHFLRLHIDRG from the coding sequence ATGCCGGCTGAACGCCGCTCGGGCCGTCTGCGCACCATCAAGGTGGACGCCCTGGCCAGGGTGGAGGGTGAGGGCGCGCTCTACGTGCGGACCTCGCGCGGCCGCGTGACCGACGTCCGCCTCCGGATCTACGAGCCGCCGCGCTTCTTCGAAGCCTTCCTGCGCGGGCGCGCGTTCACAGAAGCACCGGACATCACGGCCCGCATCTGCGGCATCTGTCCCGTCGCCTATCAGATGAGCGCCTGCCGGGCGATGGAGGACGCGTGCGGCGTGCGGGTGGACGAACAAGTGCGGGCGCTGCGCCGCCTCCTGTACTGCGGCGAGTGGATCCAGAGCCACGCGCTCCACGTGTACATGCTGCACGCGCCCGACTTTCTCGGGTACGGGAGCATCGTCGAGATGGCCGGCGACCACCTCGAAGCCGTGCAGCGCGGGCTCGCCCTGAAGCAAACCGGCAACGAGCTCATGCGCCTGCTCGGCGGCCGCGAGGTGCACCCGATCAACGTGCGGGTGGGCGGATTCTACCGCGTGCCGTCCCGGGCGGAACTGAGCGGGATCGCGGACCGGCTCCGGCGGGCCCGGGACGCGGCGGTCGAGACGGTCCGCTGGGTCGCCGGCTTCGACTTTCCGGAGTTCGAACAGCCCTACGAGTTCGTCGCCCTGCGCCGGCCGGGCGAGTACCCGATCGACGACGGCCGGATCGCCAGCAGCGGCGGACTCGACATCCCGGTTGCCGAGTTCGGCGACCACTTCGTCGAGGAGCAGGTCCCGCACTCACACGCCCTGCACTCGCGCCTCCGGGCCCGGGGCGCCTACTTGGCGGGTCCGCTCGCCCGCTATAACCTCAACTTCGACGCCCTCTCCCCCCTGGCCCAGGAGGCCGCGCGCAAGGCCGGCCTCGGGCCGGCGTGCCGGAACCCGTTCCAGAGTATTATCGTCCGTGGCGTCGAGCTGGTGTACGCCTGCGACGAGGCGCTGCGGCTCATCGACGAGTACGAGGTGCCTGCGCGGCCGTTCGTTGACGTACCGGCCCGCGCGGCGACCGGGCACGGGTGCACCGAGGCGCCACGCGGCATCCTCTATCACCGGTACACGATCGACAAGGGCGGGACGATCCTCGACGCGCGGATCGTCCCCCCGACGTCGCAGAACCAGGCGCAGATCGAAGCCGACCTCCGGAACGTCGTCCAGCAGTCGCTCGCGCTGGCGGACGACCGGCTCACCCTGCGCTGCGAGCAGGCGGTTCGCAACTACGACCCGTGCATCTCGTGCGCGACCCACTTTCTCCGGCTCCACATCGACCGTGGTTAG
- a CDS encoding cyclic nucleotide-binding domain-containing protein — protein sequence MRDLADILAGHPFFRGLPSDDVQLIAGCGSNVHYAENDVIFREGDPADHFYLLRHGRVALEIASPDRGPLTVLTLGAGDVLGWSWLVPPYRMSCDARALELVRATEFDGACIRRKCEEDPRLGYELLKRFAMVFGQRLRTARLQVLDVYGTRV from the coding sequence ATGCGTGACCTGGCGGACATTCTGGCCGGCCATCCGTTCTTCCGCGGGCTACCGTCCGACGACGTCCAGCTCATCGCCGGATGCGGCTCGAACGTCCACTACGCCGAGAACGACGTCATCTTTCGCGAGGGCGATCCCGCGGACCACTTCTATCTGCTCCGCCACGGGCGCGTGGCGCTGGAGATCGCTTCGCCGGACCGCGGACCGCTCACGGTGCTGACGCTCGGCGCAGGCGACGTGCTCGGCTGGTCCTGGCTGGTGCCGCCCTACCGCATGTCGTGCGATGCGCGCGCGCTCGAGCTCGTCCGGGCGACGGAGTTCGACGGTGCCTGCATCCGCCGGAAATGCGAAGAGGATCCCCGCCTCGGCTACGAGCTGCTGAAGCGGTTCGCCATGGTGTTCGGGCAGCGGCTGCGGACGGCCCGTTTACAAGTGCTCGATGTCTACGGCACCCGTGTGTGA